A portion of the Bacteroides faecium genome contains these proteins:
- a CDS encoding RagB/SusD family nutrient uptake outer membrane protein, whose product MKDMKYLKHISHVAVALISLLALGSCMDADINRNPFETTQAEMERDNYIIGSNLKTLEAQVIPTQEHLYQFMEAMCGGSYGGYFSETRTGWGEKYSTYNPKSDWLKASFSDPIVNIYPSYRKILRIENAAVPQAIAKILRVAVMHRTTDMFGPIPYSKIISQDENADALSAAYDSQKDVYMQMFKELEEADKTLTENIMLDASALKKLDDVYYGNIEKWSKYLHSLQLRMAMRLSYIPEMKTEAQRIAETAVAAGVIEDNADNAQLHVAENRSALCFNNWGDYRIGADIICYMNGYQDPRLEKYFTKGAGKDAAGYYGLRIGIQPTGVSDDALISTYSNRLMTDTDPYIWMTAAEVAFLRAEGELRKWSMGGAAKDFYEKGIALSFDQYGVSGAAAYASNNSLRPSPYTDPLGKYNTSAPSSITIAWNEETEGNHFEENLERIITQKWIAIYPLGIEAWSEHRRTGYPKMLPIVDNKSSFSNLTDIGIRRLHYPAEEYSLDGGHVAEAVQMLGSDGINVRLWWDCNPNVE is encoded by the coding sequence ATGAAAGACATGAAATATTTAAAACATATCAGTCACGTAGCGGTAGCTCTCATCTCATTGCTCGCTTTGGGTAGTTGTATGGACGCTGATATTAATCGTAATCCGTTTGAAACCACTCAGGCAGAGATGGAACGGGATAACTATATTATCGGTTCCAATCTAAAGACACTTGAAGCGCAAGTAATTCCTACACAGGAACATCTTTATCAGTTTATGGAAGCAATGTGCGGTGGTTCCTATGGTGGATATTTTAGTGAAACACGCACAGGTTGGGGAGAAAAATATTCAACCTACAATCCGAAATCAGATTGGCTGAAAGCTTCTTTCTCCGACCCGATAGTCAACATTTACCCCAGTTACCGCAAGATTCTAAGAATAGAGAATGCCGCTGTGCCACAAGCTATTGCCAAAATTCTAAGGGTAGCTGTCATGCATCGCACCACTGACATGTTCGGTCCTATCCCTTATAGCAAGATCATCTCACAAGATGAAAATGCCGATGCTTTGAGTGCAGCTTACGATTCTCAAAAGGACGTCTACATGCAGATGTTTAAGGAACTGGAAGAAGCCGACAAGACTCTGACCGAAAACATCATGCTCGACGCTTCAGCATTGAAAAAACTCGACGATGTATATTATGGTAATATAGAGAAATGGAGTAAATATCTCCATTCATTGCAATTACGCATGGCAATGCGATTATCCTACATTCCGGAAATGAAAACCGAAGCACAAAGAATTGCCGAAACAGCAGTAGCAGCAGGCGTCATAGAAGACAACGCCGACAATGCCCAGCTACATGTAGCGGAAAATAGATCTGCTCTATGTTTCAATAACTGGGGGGATTATCGCATCGGTGCCGATATCATTTGTTATATGAACGGATACCAAGACCCTCGTCTTGAAAAATACTTCACGAAAGGAGCAGGAAAAGATGCAGCAGGCTATTACGGCCTACGAATCGGAATCCAGCCTACGGGTGTATCTGATGATGCACTAATAAGCACTTATTCCAACCGCTTGATGACCGACACAGATCCATATATATGGATGACAGCTGCCGAAGTAGCATTCCTTCGTGCCGAAGGCGAATTACGGAAATGGTCAATGGGAGGAGCAGCCAAAGACTTCTATGAAAAGGGAATCGCTCTTTCATTCGACCAGTACGGAGTTTCCGGTGCTGCGGCCTATGCCAGTAACAACAGCCTCAGACCTAGCCCATATACAGATCCGTTAGGCAAATACAATACCAGTGCTCCGTCCAGCATCACCATTGCATGGAATGAAGAGACGGAAGGTAATCATTTCGAAGAAAATCTGGAACGTATCATCACACAGAAATGGATTGCCATCTACCCATTGGGCATTGAAGCATGGAGCGAGCACCGTCGTACCGGTTATCCGAAAATGTTACCTATCGTAGACAATAAAAGCTCATTCTCCAACCTCACAGACATAGGTATACGTCGTTTGCACTATCCTGCTGAAGAGTATAGCCTTGATGGAGGACATGTGGCAGAGGCAGTACAAATGTTGGGAAGTGATGGCATAAACGTTCGTTTATGGTGGGACTGTAATCCAAATGTCGAATAG
- a CDS encoding glycosyl hydrolase family 18 protein, which produces MKNFISMTGTLLLAGGFLFGACSNEEELVNNEQSNAQAVTTRTATGIKNIVYIEVNDINPLNAGSYTMNDASFFDAAIIFAANIRGNGDNVVLYNNPNVQAVLSGKAKYIEPLQAKGIKVLLSILGDHTGLGVANMTDAQVESFATQLANAVNTYGLDGIDFDDEWAEYGKNGYPSGSTGSFSKLITALRDKMPADKWITVFNYGYASELSSVADKINYGMNAFFGSYDSYPAFGMTKAKWAAYAINLNAYNSSYYVGKYAAQTATDGMGAICLYDLRDTSAQSTLNTIASKAFGSSVTYDGQSYSKDW; this is translated from the coding sequence ATGAAAAACTTTATTTCAATGACTGGCACATTATTGCTAGCAGGTGGTTTTCTTTTTGGAGCATGCTCTAATGAAGAAGAATTGGTAAACAACGAGCAATCAAATGCTCAAGCTGTAACAACTAGAACAGCAACTGGTATCAAGAACATCGTTTACATCGAGGTGAATGATATCAATCCTCTCAATGCAGGTTCATACACGATGAATGATGCTTCATTCTTTGATGCCGCTATTATCTTCGCAGCCAATATCCGGGGAAACGGAGATAATGTAGTTCTTTACAACAACCCGAATGTACAAGCAGTATTATCCGGTAAAGCCAAATATATTGAGCCATTGCAGGCCAAAGGTATTAAAGTTTTGTTGTCTATCTTGGGTGACCATACCGGATTAGGCGTAGCCAACATGACAGACGCACAAGTAGAAAGCTTTGCTACTCAACTGGCAAATGCGGTAAACACTTACGGCCTGGATGGTATTGATTTTGACGACGAATGGGCAGAATATGGAAAAAATGGTTATCCGTCAGGAAGTACCGGTTCTTTCTCAAAACTGATTACTGCTCTCCGTGACAAAATGCCGGCTGACAAATGGATCACCGTATTTAACTATGGTTATGCTTCTGAACTGTCTTCTGTCGCAGACAAGATTAATTATGGAATGAATGCTTTCTTCGGTTCTTATGACAGTTATCCGGCATTTGGAATGACAAAAGCTAAATGGGCTGCTTATGCCATCAATTTAAATGCCTACAACTCATCTTACTATGTCGGAAAATATGCCGCTCAAACAGCAACAGATGGTATGGGAGCTATTTGTCTCTATGACTTAAGAGACACGAGCGCACAATCTACACTGAATACAATTGCTTCAAAAGCATTTGGTTCTAGTGTCACTTATGATGGACAATCTTATTCAAAAGACTGGTAA
- a CDS encoding BT_3987 domain-containing protein, producing the protein MKQILKLTMFLAAMAFVASCENNDIITDGGTFPETGGIDLTLGVLRSANYAEDNPLLEMDHKNVSDECMLTLTKPAEQTITYTVGIDKTLVGAYNGKNGTNYTPFPGDVILTNEQLKLEKGKQESSKAHLEFTYDKNLASAIYLLPLIVKGTSSNPAVSDSYQTIYYRINVWDEFAPAEYTTEPLVFTHIGYIDTENMNPLIANKLFYKLGREPHLSYVHAFSVINLLTATVKYDQSGSMPEISYNKDISYVLGHAKKYIMPLQAQGHKVCLTIKGDGQGIGFSNLNATQSQKLVYDIRKCLEIYGLDGVNLYDEDFSYKKEGDNLPSAANLCNFVTALRQAIDDKLITYAMTEESASGLDQSQNGIELGKIVDYAWTNQFNRLVNPWREDNPFGDDSQWKIAGLEQTKFGALTSTLKSLSQEEGELMEGSIFDNILDAGYMDLANVFVVNSIAKVVAGVETQGATYLLWGALINYDVLQGINPELVPGLGKGGYLDIHSDLCPKDW; encoded by the coding sequence ATGAAACAGATACTTAAACTTACAATGTTTCTGGCAGCTATGGCATTCGTAGCAAGCTGCGAGAACAATGACATAATAACCGATGGAGGAACATTCCCCGAAACGGGAGGAATAGATCTCACATTAGGCGTGCTACGAAGTGCCAACTATGCAGAGGATAATCCCTTACTGGAAATGGATCATAAAAATGTATCCGACGAATGTATGCTGACATTAACAAAGCCGGCGGAACAGACAATAACTTACACGGTCGGCATAGACAAAACACTTGTCGGTGCATATAATGGAAAAAACGGTACTAATTATACTCCATTTCCAGGTGATGTAATTCTCACTAACGAGCAATTGAAACTGGAAAAAGGTAAGCAAGAATCATCAAAAGCACATTTGGAGTTTACGTATGATAAAAATCTGGCCTCTGCCATTTATCTTTTGCCATTGATTGTGAAAGGTACTTCCAGTAATCCGGCCGTATCAGACAGTTATCAGACTATCTACTATCGCATCAATGTATGGGATGAATTCGCACCGGCGGAATATACAACTGAGCCACTGGTCTTTACTCACATAGGATATATTGATACAGAGAACATGAATCCACTGATTGCCAATAAGTTGTTCTACAAGTTAGGTAGAGAACCGCATTTAAGCTATGTACATGCATTCAGTGTCATCAACCTGCTTACGGCAACTGTGAAATACGATCAATCCGGAAGCATGCCTGAAATATCATATAACAAAGATATTTCTTATGTACTGGGTCATGCAAAAAAATATATTATGCCATTACAAGCACAAGGACATAAAGTTTGTCTGACTATAAAAGGTGATGGACAAGGTATCGGATTCTCCAATCTGAATGCTACTCAAAGTCAAAAACTGGTTTATGACATACGCAAATGTCTTGAGATTTACGGTCTGGACGGAGTGAATCTCTACGATGAAGATTTCTCTTATAAAAAAGAAGGAGACAATCTTCCCAGTGCTGCAAACTTATGCAATTTCGTCACTGCTTTAAGACAGGCGATTGACGATAAGTTGATTACTTATGCGATGACAGAAGAGTCCGCGAGCGGGTTAGACCAAAGTCAAAATGGCATCGAATTAGGAAAAATTGTAGATTACGCATGGACGAATCAGTTCAATAGATTAGTGAATCCATGGCGTGAAGATAATCCTTTTGGAGATGATTCACAATGGAAAATAGCAGGATTAGAGCAAACGAAATTCGGAGCGCTCACTTCAACCTTAAAGAGTTTGTCTCAAGAAGAGGGCGAACTAATGGAGGGTAGTATATTCGACAATATTTTAGATGCTGGATATATGGATTTGGCTAATGTATTCGTCGTGAACTCCATTGCAAAAGTAGTAGCCGGAGTAGAAACACAAGGAGCTACCTATCTGCTATGGGGAGCATTGATTAATTATGATGTACTGCAAGGTATTAATCCAGAACTAGTGCCAGGGTTAGGAAAAGGAGGTTACTTAGACATTCATTCTGATTTATGTCCCAAAGATTGGTAA
- a CDS encoding TonB-dependent receptor has product MLQIYEFIVNQTAKGRSFLLFFCLLLMQTPAFAQNSAKITIQKKNISVIEALKEVERQSDFSVGFNDSQLKNKPVLNLDLRAVTIENALVQILKGSGFTYQFKGKYIMIIPDNKPKETPVKKVTGKVIDENNEPLIGVNIKVEGSSEGAITDMDGNFTITASPGNTLSFTYVGYTSQNIRITDRNTYEVKLQSDTKQLNEVVVTALGIKREQKALSYNVQQVKSEQLTEIKDANFVNSLNGKVAGVTINSSSSGVGGASKVVMRGTKSIEQSSNALYVIDGIPMFNFGGGGSTEFGSKGETEAIADINPEDIESISVLTGAAAAALYGSNAANGAIVVTTKKGKAGKLQASVSSGIDWLKPFVMPKFQNRYGTGSYGKSNGSTTLSWGPKLNESNHTGYEPTDFLETGAVYTNSVTLSTGTEKNQTFFSAAATNSEGMVPNNRYNRYNFTFRNTTSFLNDRMKLDVGASYIIQNDRNMINQGQYSNPLVSAYLFPRSDDFSLTKLFERWSDARKISLPYWPQGEGNLRMQNPYWIAYRNLRENSKKRYMLSAALTYDVLDWLSLSGRIRIDNSNNTYEQKLYAGTIATLTDGGTQGHYTIEKTETAQTYADFLANVNKRIDDFSIVVNLGTSLSRNTSYSLGYGGPIQDNGIPNLFNVFDLDNVKKRATQVAWEEMTQSIFASAEIGWKSMLYLTLTGRNDWASQIHGTTQPSFFYPSVGLSAVITEMVKLPEWVNYLKVRGSYSSVGSPYPRYLTIPTFPYDATTQQWKEKSNYPIGTLYPERTNSWEIGVDATFLQDFKLSASFYYSNTYNQTFDPQIPVSSGYDKLYVQTGFVRNLGVEGMLSYTHTWSNFKWDSGFTFSSNKNKLIELVRNYVHPETGLTINKDRLELKPSDGRGLAQAKFILKEGGSLGDLYTQSDVIRDDKGRIQVDENGNILKADNLKDMKLGSVFPKANLAWNNSFSYKGINVGFLISARLGGIVYSATQAALDEYGVSERTAAARDAGGVMINGRSMIDAQKWFETIATSSGLPQYYIYSATNVRLQEARIGYTIPRRWLSNICDINVAFVGRNLWMIYNKAPFDPEAVASTGNFYQGIDYFMMPSSRNIGFNIKINF; this is encoded by the coding sequence ATGCTACAAATTTATGAATTTATAGTAAACCAGACAGCAAAGGGAAGAAGTTTTTTACTTTTTTTCTGTTTGTTACTGATGCAGACACCCGCCTTTGCGCAAAACAGTGCCAAGATTACTATTCAAAAGAAAAATATATCTGTAATAGAGGCGCTTAAAGAAGTAGAAAGACAATCCGACTTCTCTGTCGGCTTCAATGATTCCCAATTAAAAAACAAGCCTGTTTTAAATCTTGACCTAAGAGCCGTAACAATAGAAAACGCCCTTGTACAAATACTCAAAGGTAGCGGGTTCACCTATCAGTTCAAAGGAAAATATATTATGATTATTCCGGACAACAAGCCTAAAGAAACTCCTGTCAAGAAAGTGACAGGAAAGGTAATTGACGAAAACAATGAACCTTTGATCGGAGTAAACATCAAGGTAGAAGGAAGCTCTGAAGGAGCTATCACCGATATGGACGGCAATTTCACAATTACCGCTTCTCCGGGTAATACATTAAGTTTTACTTATGTAGGATATACATCTCAAAATATAAGAATAACAGATAGGAACACCTATGAAGTAAAATTGCAAAGCGACACCAAGCAATTGAATGAAGTAGTAGTAACCGCCCTCGGTATCAAACGTGAACAAAAGGCGTTAAGTTATAATGTACAGCAAGTAAAATCGGAACAGTTGACAGAAATCAAAGATGCAAACTTTGTCAACAGCCTCAACGGTAAAGTTGCCGGGGTTACTATCAACAGTAGTTCATCCGGCGTAGGTGGTGCTAGTAAAGTAGTGATGCGTGGTACAAAGTCCATCGAGCAGAGCAGTAATGCTCTCTACGTTATTGACGGCATACCGATGTTCAATTTCGGCGGCGGCGGTTCTACAGAATTTGGTTCTAAAGGAGAAACCGAAGCAATAGCTGACATAAACCCGGAAGATATTGAAAGCATATCCGTGCTGACAGGCGCAGCTGCAGCAGCCCTTTACGGTAGCAACGCAGCCAACGGTGCTATTGTAGTGACTACCAAGAAAGGTAAAGCCGGAAAACTACAAGCTAGTGTATCAAGCGGCATCGACTGGTTGAAGCCATTTGTTATGCCCAAGTTCCAGAACCGTTATGGGACAGGAAGTTATGGCAAATCCAACGGTTCCACCACACTAAGTTGGGGACCGAAGTTAAATGAATCTAACCATACCGGATATGAACCTACTGATTTTCTGGAAACAGGAGCCGTTTACACCAACTCAGTCACTCTGTCCACCGGTACAGAAAAGAACCAGACTTTCTTCTCGGCAGCCGCAACTAACTCCGAAGGAATGGTTCCCAACAATAGGTACAACAGATATAATTTCACTTTCCGAAACACGACCAGCTTCCTTAACGACCGGATGAAACTCGACGTAGGAGCAAGTTACATCATCCAGAACGACCGTAACATGATTAATCAAGGACAATATTCCAACCCTTTAGTATCGGCATACCTTTTCCCGCGTAGCGACGACTTCTCCCTGACCAAACTTTTCGAACGCTGGAGCGATGCACGGAAAATCAGTCTGCCATACTGGCCGCAAGGAGAAGGTAATCTGCGTATGCAAAATCCATACTGGATTGCTTACCGTAATCTGCGTGAAAACAGCAAGAAACGCTATATGTTATCTGCTGCACTGACATATGACGTGCTCGACTGGCTAAGTTTGTCCGGACGCATCCGCATAGATAATTCAAACAATACTTATGAGCAAAAGCTCTATGCCGGCACTATCGCCACACTAACTGACGGTGGTACACAAGGACATTACACCATTGAGAAAACCGAGACGGCACAAACATATGCCGATTTTCTAGCAAATGTCAACAAACGTATTGATGATTTCAGTATTGTAGTCAACCTTGGTACCAGTTTGAGCCGCAACACCAGCTATTCATTGGGTTATGGCGGACCTATTCAAGACAATGGAATCCCCAATTTATTTAATGTCTTCGACCTCGACAATGTAAAGAAGCGTGCCACTCAAGTAGCTTGGGAAGAAATGACACAATCCATCTTTGCTAGTGCAGAAATTGGCTGGAAAAGCATGCTTTACCTCACCTTGACTGGACGCAATGATTGGGCATCACAGATTCATGGCACCACACAACCCTCATTCTTCTATCCGTCAGTAGGTCTGTCCGCAGTAATCACAGAAATGGTCAAACTGCCCGAATGGGTGAATTACTTAAAAGTACGCGGTTCATACAGCTCCGTGGGTTCTCCTTATCCACGCTATCTGACCATACCGACTTTCCCCTACGATGCCACCACGCAACAATGGAAAGAGAAATCCAACTACCCTATCGGAACACTCTACCCCGAGCGTACCAACTCATGGGAAATTGGTGTGGATGCCACTTTTTTACAAGACTTTAAATTAAGCGCCTCGTTCTATTATTCCAATACATATAATCAGACGTTTGACCCGCAGATTCCCGTATCTTCCGGCTATGACAAACTATATGTGCAGACAGGATTTGTGCGCAATTTGGGAGTAGAAGGAATGTTGAGCTACACACATACGTGGAGTAACTTTAAATGGGATAGCGGTTTTACCTTCTCATCCAACAAGAACAAACTCATTGAACTGGTAAGAAACTATGTACACCCGGAAACCGGACTTACTATCAACAAAGACCGCCTTGAACTGAAACCATCAGACGGACGAGGTCTTGCCCAAGCTAAATTCATTCTAAAAGAAGGCGGTTCCTTAGGCGACCTGTACACACAATCTGATGTTATACGTGACGATAAGGGCCGAATCCAGGTAGACGAAAACGGCAATATATTAAAAGCTGACAATCTGAAAGATATGAAATTGGGTAGCGTATTTCCTAAAGCCAACTTAGCATGGAATAACTCTTTCTCCTATAAAGGCATCAACGTAGGATTTCTTATTTCCGCCCGTTTGGGGGGTATCGTATATTCGGCTACACAAGCCGCACTCGACGAATATGGTGTATCCGAAAGAACTGCCGCCGCACGTGACGCGGGAGGAGTCATGATTAACGGTCGTAGCATGATAGACGCACAGAAATGGTTTGAAACAATTGCGACTTCCAGCGGGCTTCCTCAATATTACATTTATAGTGCAACGAACGTTCGCCTACAGGAAGCACGTATCGGCTATACTATTCCCCGCCGTTGGCTAAGCAATATATGCGATATAAACGTAGCTTTCGTAGGTCGCAATCTCTGGATGATTTACAACAAGGCACCATTCGATCCCGAGGCTGTAGCAAGCACCGGAAACTTCTATCAAGGGATAGATTACTTTATGATGCCGAGTAGTCGTAATATCGGATTCAATATTAAGATAAACTTCTAA
- a CDS encoding glycoside hydrolase family 18, which produces MRHIKFIVGIVVYLLSGIAFTGCLLTSCDDWTDPETVGLEVKNPEEQNPELYAKYTANVRTYKQQTHYRVFARFPNGNSGNGEKDFLRSLPDSLDCVILTNANKLSAYDLEDIPHLQQQFGTSVLYGIDLTSQKEEIEKAGGDLQKQLATYLDQVVANVKEHNLDGISLSYEGNLDTGSDEAQNEIIAAMRTLVFSKLSPLMKDGKVLFFEGNPTFVPKDEQKMFSYYILNTTEVADIFALKLQVSYANEFVGIPLDKLVISADPDLFIKNSEDKNIESILYLTKQVISCGPLAGIAIYNMPADYYHVGKNYVQTCNAIRTLNPSPIK; this is translated from the coding sequence ATGAGACACATTAAATTCATAGTAGGTATAGTTGTATATCTGTTATCGGGTATAGCCTTCACCGGATGCCTGCTGACATCCTGCGATGACTGGACAGACCCGGAGACTGTAGGTCTGGAAGTTAAAAATCCCGAAGAACAAAACCCCGAGCTATATGCCAAATATACAGCAAACGTACGCACATATAAGCAGCAGACACATTATCGTGTCTTTGCCAGATTTCCTAACGGTAATAGCGGCAATGGAGAGAAAGACTTTTTGCGCTCGCTTCCTGACAGTCTCGATTGCGTGATCCTGACGAATGCAAACAAACTTTCAGCATATGACCTGGAAGACATACCGCACTTGCAACAACAGTTTGGCACCTCTGTACTTTATGGCATAGACCTCACTTCCCAAAAAGAAGAAATTGAAAAAGCAGGGGGTGATCTGCAAAAGCAACTGGCTACGTATCTTGACCAAGTAGTGGCAAACGTGAAAGAACACAATCTCGACGGCATCTCATTGAGCTATGAAGGCAATCTGGATACCGGTTCGGACGAAGCTCAAAACGAAATTATTGCTGCTATGCGTACCCTCGTCTTCAGTAAACTGTCACCACTAATGAAAGACGGGAAAGTTTTGTTTTTCGAAGGAAATCCGACATTCGTCCCAAAGGATGAACAGAAGATGTTCAGCTATTATATACTCAACACAACAGAAGTCGCCGACATTTTTGCTCTGAAATTACAAGTCAGCTATGCAAACGAGTTTGTAGGTATTCCGTTAGATAAGTTAGTCATTAGTGCCGACCCGGACTTATTCATCAAAAATAGTGAAGATAAAAATATAGAATCGATACTTTATCTTACAAAGCAAGTAATTAGTTGTGGACCATTGGCAGGAATAGCGATATACAATATGCCAGCCGACTATTATCATGTAGGCAAGAATTACGTACAGACATGTAACGCTATTCGTACATTGAATCCTTCACCCATAAAATAA
- a CDS encoding Rpn family recombination-promoting nuclease/putative transposase, whose translation MPVNELQELYIDPRTDFGFKYLFGTPMNKELLIGFLNAIFHGTHTIKDLTYLNSEQLGIRKEDRRAIFDVYCETESGERFIVEMQNVFQQFFKDRSVYYSTFPIREQAKRGDWDYSLEAVYTVGILNFVFDEDKNSKEYFHHEVKLMDVNTKKVFYDKLTFIYLELPKFTKTEHELETLFEKWAFVLKNLSRLLERPTALQERIFNRLFEAASIARFTPKQLREYEDSVKAYRDIVNAVNTARKEGLKEGLGKGLEKGREEERIGIARNLKTMGIDMSAIHKATGLSLEEIEKL comes from the coding sequence ATGCCAGTAAATGAATTGCAGGAACTATATATTGACCCACGAACCGATTTCGGATTTAAATACCTTTTCGGAACGCCAATGAACAAAGAACTGTTAATCGGCTTTCTGAATGCGATTTTCCATGGAACGCATACCATCAAAGACCTGACTTACCTCAACAGCGAGCAACTAGGCATTCGTAAAGAAGACCGCCGCGCCATCTTTGACGTGTATTGTGAGACGGAAAGCGGTGAAAGGTTCATTGTTGAAATGCAGAATGTATTCCAGCAATTTTTCAAAGACCGCAGTGTATATTACTCTACCTTCCCCATCCGCGAACAGGCTAAACGGGGAGATTGGGATTACAGTCTAGAAGCGGTCTATACAGTAGGAATACTCAATTTTGTGTTCGACGAAGACAAGAACTCAAAGGAATATTTCCACCACGAGGTTAAGTTGATGGACGTAAATACAAAAAAAGTATTCTACGACAAACTTACATTCATTTATCTGGAACTCCCAAAGTTCACCAAGACAGAACATGAACTGGAAACATTGTTCGAGAAATGGGCTTTCGTCCTGAAAAACCTATCACGCCTGCTGGAACGCCCGACTGCATTACAGGAACGAATATTCAACCGTTTGTTCGAAGCCGCTTCAATAGCCCGTTTCACCCCAAAACAGTTGAGAGAATATGAGGATAGCGTAAAAGCGTATCGGGATATAGTGAATGCTGTGAATACGGCACGAAAAGAAGGACTGAAAGAAGGACTGGGAAAAGGTTTAGAAAAAGGACGTGAAGAAGAACGAATCGGGATAGCCCGAAACCTAAAGACAATGGGAATCGATATGTCCGCCATCCATAAAGCTACCGGACTATCACTAGAGGAAATTGAAAAGTTATAA
- a CDS encoding DUF1735 and LamG domain-containing protein, with amino-acid sequence MKKNFKQIITKVAIPVTALLLIVGCDNTDYSNKAPFDNNVYLDVASEATTSSITFNRTVSKQNKQFSAQLAYPAGTDITVTFAIEPELINVYNEKYGTQYAALPVQHYQLSTSNITIPAGKVTSNPVDILFKELDQLDIDATYLCPLTISSSNGADILEGSRTLWYLVKRSSAVTTAANLKNAYVTVPNFYVPQDGQPTATCVNNLTSVTYEAIIRVNSFDESTDISSIMGIEQYMCFRLGDASFPRQQLQFQGPDGSKFPTANKSKLLAPGEWYHIALTYDIPNKTIIFYVNGQEQSRSTEFGSDKIQTVSLGDKKLPKEDGSGGDFLFYIGRSYGERNDISRQLNGEICECRIWNVARTQDEIWKNMYDIAEPENDEHLVAYWKFNDGEGFSIKDHSRYKNDALIVPYWKNAEGTDIYELKESEVWPSGIEVPQLNK; translated from the coding sequence ATGAAAAAGAATTTTAAGCAAATTATAACTAAAGTTGCCATACCTGTGACTGCCCTGCTGTTAATTGTGGGTTGCGACAATACAGATTACAGTAATAAGGCTCCCTTCGACAATAATGTCTATCTGGATGTTGCTTCCGAAGCCACTACCAGCAGCATCACCTTTAATAGAACAGTCAGCAAGCAGAATAAGCAATTCTCCGCACAGCTAGCCTACCCTGCCGGAACGGACATAACAGTAACCTTTGCCATAGAGCCTGAACTTATTAATGTGTATAACGAAAAGTATGGTACACAATACGCAGCTTTGCCGGTACAGCACTATCAACTTAGTACGTCCAACATCACCATCCCTGCCGGGAAAGTGACTTCGAACCCTGTAGACATTCTATTTAAAGAATTAGACCAGTTGGATATTGATGCCACCTATTTGTGTCCGCTCACTATTAGCAGTTCCAACGGTGCGGACATACTCGAAGGCTCCCGCACTCTTTGGTATCTGGTAAAACGAAGTAGTGCCGTAACCACGGCAGCCAACTTAAAAAATGCATATGTTACTGTTCCCAACTTCTACGTTCCCCAAGACGGACAGCCCACAGCGACTTGCGTCAACAATCTCACCTCAGTCACTTACGAGGCTATTATACGTGTCAATAGCTTCGACGAAAGCACAGATATTTCCAGCATTATGGGTATCGAACAATATATGTGTTTTCGCTTAGGGGACGCCAGTTTCCCCCGCCAACAATTACAATTCCAAGGTCCCGATGGAAGTAAATTTCCGACAGCCAACAAAAGCAAGCTGCTCGCCCCCGGAGAATGGTATCATATTGCGTTGACTTATGACATACCCAACAAAACAATTATATTCTACGTCAACGGACAAGAACAAAGCAGAAGTACCGAATTTGGCAGCGATAAAATACAGACCGTCAGCTTAGGAGACAAAAAGCTACCAAAAGAAGACGGCTCAGGAGGTGACTTCCTGTTCTATATCGGACGCTCCTATGGCGAACGAAATGACATCAGTCGCCAGTTGAATGGTGAAATATGCGAATGTCGTATTTGGAACGTAGCTCGGACTCAGGATGAAATCTGGAAAAACATGTATGACATTGCCGAACCCGAAAACGATGAACACCTCGTAGCCTATTGGAAATTCAATGATGGAGAAGGTTTTAGCATCAAAGATCATTCACGCTATAAGAATGATGCGCTCATCGTGCCTTATTGGAAAAACGCAGAAGGAACTGATATATACGAATTGAAAGAAAGTGAAGTATGGCCATCAGGCATCGAAGTGCCCCAGCTCAACAAATAA